Proteins encoded together in one Schistocerca americana isolate TAMUIC-IGC-003095 chromosome 8, iqSchAmer2.1, whole genome shotgun sequence window:
- the LOC124544908 gene encoding T-complex protein 1 subunit epsilon: MASFPGTLAFDEFGRPFIIIRDQQNQQRLTGVEALKSHMAAGKTIANVLRTSLGPKGLDKMMVSADGDVTVTNDGATILKQMDVDHEIAKLMVQLSQSQDDEIGDGTTGVVVLAGALLEQAEQLLDKGIHPIRIADGFELAAHHAVKHLDSIADSFPFDVNNLEPLIQTAMTTLGSKIVNKCHRQMAEIAVNAVLAVADMEKKDVNFELIKVIGKVGGRLEDTMLVKGVVVDKDFSHPQMPKVLKDVKLAILTCPFEPPKPKTKHKLDVTSVEDYKALRAYEAEKFTEMVQKVKDTGATLAICQWGFDDEANHLLLQRELPAVRWVGGPEIELIAIATGGRIVPRFEELTPDKLGHAGLVREISFGTTKDRMLVIEECKNSRAVTIFIRGGNKMIIEEAKRSIHDALCVVRNLVVDNRIVYGGGAAEISCALSVSAEADKFSSLEQYAFRAFAEALESVPLALAENSGLSPIHTVTEVKARQAVEGNSALGIDCMLNGTADMRQQHVIETLRSKKQQIVLATQLVKMILKIDDIRCPNDQGSHGL, from the exons ATGGCATCATTTCCAGGAACACTGGCATTTGATGAATTTGGCCGACCTTTCATTATCATACGTGACCAGCAGAATCAGCAGAGACTTACAGGAGTGGAGGCCCTGAAGTCTCATATGGCTGCTGGTAAAACAATTGCCAATGTCTTGAGGACTTCTTTGGGTCCAAAAGGTTTGGACAAGATGATGGTGTCAGCAGATGGAGATGTAACTGTTACAAATGATGGAGCTACAATTTTGAAACAGATGGATGTTGACCATGAAATAGCAAAGCTTATGGTGCAGTTGTCTCAGTCACAAGACGATGAAATAGGTGATGGTACAACTGGAGTAGTGGTGCTTGCTGGTGCCCTTTTGGAGCAGGCAGAACAGTTGTTAGATAAAGGTATACATCCTATTCGTATAGCTGATGGATTTGAACTTGCAGCTCATCATGCTGTGAAGCATCTTGATTCCATAGCTGATAGTTTTCCATTTGATGTTAATAATTTGGAGCCTCTTATACAAACTGCTATGACTACATTGGGCTCAAAGATTGTAAACAAATGTCACCGACAGATGGCAGAAATTGCTGTAAATGCTGTATTGGCGGTGGCTGATATGGAAAAGAAAGATGTTAACTTTGAGTTAATTAAAGTGATAGGCAAAGTTGGAGGCCGCTTAGAAGACACAATGCTTGTTAAGGGTGTGGTTGTTGACAAAGATTTTTCACATCCTCAGATGCCAAAAGTTTTAAAAGATGTGAAACTGGCTATCTTAACTTGCCCATTTGAACCACCAAAGCCTAAGACAAAGCATAAGTTGGATGTCACTAGTGTAGAGGACTACAAAGCCCTGCGAGCTTATGAAGCTGAAAAATTTACTGAAATGGTACAAAAAGTGAAGGATACAGGTGCTACACTTGCCATATGTCAGTGGGGTTTTGATGACGAGGCAAACCATCTCTTGCTGCAAAGGGAACTGCCAGCTGTCCGCTGGGTTGGAGGCCCAGAAATTGAACTGATTGCTATAGCCACTGGTGGTCGCATAGTGCCAAGGTTTGAAGAACTGACTCCGGATAAACTGGGGCATGCAGGCTTGGTTCGAGAAATCAGCTTTGGTACCACAAAG gATCGCATGTTGGTAATTGAAGAATGTAAGAACTCCAGAGCAGTGACAATCTTTATCAGAGGTGGAAACAAGATGATAATTGAGGAGGCAAAACGCAGTATCCatgatgcactgtgtgttgttcGAAATCTTGTGGTGGATAACCGTATCGTTTATGGAGGTGGGGCAGCAGAAATCTCATGTGCACTTTCTGTCTCTGCTGAAGCTGACAAATTTTCGTCACTCGAGCAGTATGCATTCCGTGCTTTTGCTGAAGCGCTGGAGAGTGTACCTTTGGCTTTGGCTGAGAACTCTGGTCTCTCACCGATACACACCGTTACAGAAGTAAAGGCACGCCAAGCAGTTGAGGGCAATTCAGCACTAGGTATTGATTGTATGCTCAATGGCACAGCTGATATGCGCCAGCAGCATGTCATTGAGACCCTGCGTAGTAAGAAGCAGCAAATTGTGCTTGCCACTCAACTGGTTAAGATGATTCTAAAAATAGATGACATAAGGTGCCCCAATGACCAAGGCTCCCATGGTTTGTAA